Within the Bacillus sp. FSL K6-3431 genome, the region TTTTACTGTTTTATTCGCAAGCTATTTTGATCCAGATGAGGCACCAAAAGCGATGGGAATTATTAGTTTTTACACAAGTATGGGGCAGATGGCCGCAACGACAATTGGTGGATTCTTAGCTGAATATATTAGTTGGAGTGCCCCGTTTTATATGGGAGCTTTGGTTGGTTTAATTGGTTTAATTCTTGCATTGAAACTCGTTGAGCAGCCCGCAGAAGTTAAAAAGAAACCTGTTGAAGTGAAAGATCTTATAAAAATGGGTGGGGAAAAGTTATTATTATCTGTTTCATTACTAGCTATTATCGTGCAGTGTATCACATTTACAACCATGTTTGGCTTTACACCGCTACATGCGGTGACCTTAGGAGCATCCAATGCTGATTTAAGCATCTTAACTTTATTATCTACTTTGCCAAATGCGATAGCTGGATATATGAGCGGAAGTTTTTTTGTCCGAAGATTAGGTGAAAGACAAACTATTTTGCTTGGATTTTTAGCTGCTGCGATATGTACGATCATTCTACCTTTTACAAATAGCTTTACCTTGCTAGTAATTACACAGGCATTTAATGGATTTGCTCAAGGATTGATGATGCCAGTATTGATGGGGCTTGCCATTCAATCTGTAAGCGAAGAAAGAAGGGCTTCAGCTATGGGCTTTTTCCAAGCATTATATTCACTTGGAATGTTCGGTGGTCCATTTATCGCGGGATGGATCGGAGAGTATGCTAGTCTCTCAAGCGGTTTTATCATGATTGGCTGTCTAAGTTTCATTGGTGCTATTTTATGTTACAAGTGGATGCCAAATAGTAATTTAAAGCATAAATTGGGTAATTGATATATATTGGAAGAGCACATGGTAGAGTGCTAGTATTTTAACTATACATGAATAACGCTGTTTACCGGTTTTGCTGCTTTTTTATGAAAGTGATATCTAACCTTAATTTAAAGGTAACTTAGTCATCCTATTGGTATAGACTAGAAAGTTTAGTGAAGTCAGGAATAATGTAGTAAAGGAAGTAAAGAGTTATGATCCAAAAGTGTATTCTTTTGATTCAATTAATTCGAAAATACTGACAGAAGTTTAGAAGTAATTTAAAATGAAGTAAATAAAATACAATGGAAATTACCACAAAAATATATTAAAAGATACTATTTCGTGTGTTTTATTGTATTAAAGGAGAGGAAAACATTATTACTTCAAAGCCGATAGAAAAACCTATACTTCAGTTTGTTGCAATGTCAGATATACATGTAGGATCACATAAAAAATGTGATGCAAGATTCGAAAGTTTTTTTGACACAATCGCGTCGATCTTTCCGCAACCTGACGCCATATTAATAGTAGGAGATATGATCAACGACAATGGTTTTGATAAACCGGATGATCATAAAATTGTAAAAGAAATACTTCAATATAATTTATCAAGAAAAAGTATGACAAATACAAAAATACAGCTAGCAATTGGTAACCACGATGCAAGTGTTGCAAAATTGCAAGAGCATTACCCAGCTAGGTGGTTTACGAGCCATAATAATGGATACTATGAGACACAAATTGGGGGGTATCCTTTCATTTTCCTAAATGGAAATAATTATAATGGAGATATGGAGCAACGAAATTGGTTGAGTGGTAGATTAGCCGGAATTACATCAGATCCAAATAACAGAAATAAACCTATTTTTGTAAACGTGCATCAACCGATTTCTGAGACTGTAATGGACGGTCAACAATCTTCCAATCCAAATTTATATACTGATCTCCAAGATTATCCGCAAGTTATCACTCTTTCTGGTCATTCGCATTATAATATAAATGATGGTCGTTCGATCTATCAGAAAGATTTTACTTCTCTTAATCTGGGCTCTATGTCCTATATAGAGTGTGAGCAAGGATACAAATCTATCACCGATGCAGGATTAGCTGATAGATTTGAATTCCCTGTATCTCAAGCCTTGTTTATAGAAGTTTTCAAGAACCGGGTAGAGGTAGACAGAGTCTCGTTAAATGCAGATCACGGTGATATTTATATAGACGGAAAATGGTCTGCAGAACCTCAACCACCATTCATTAGCGCGGGTGTACTTGCGGGGGAAAAGTGGGTGATTGATTTGAAAGGGAAAGCCAATGGAGAAATAAGATGCAATTTCAAGTATACACTCGTAGATAGAAATAAAATAACTACTCCATTTAGAGGAAATAGACAACTTAAAATTGAAAATCTAAATGCCGTTCCTAAATTAGTCCTTTTACAAGTTAAAGATGACCAAGTGGTCCATCATTATGAGGTGAAGGTACAAAAAGAAAGTACTGGCTCTATAGTAAACAGTTTAAAAGTATTTTCTGATTATATGTTTTCACCAATTCCTGATAAGTTGAGAATACCCCTAGAAGGTCTAAAACCTCGAACAAATTATAAGGTGGAAGTTACTGCTGTTGATTGTTATGGTAATAAATCATCGTCTATTAAAGAGACTTTTAAAACAGGGAATACGAGCGTTCCGTCAAACATCAAGAAGTAAATGGAGATTTCCAATCATTTAAGCAATGATGAAGAAAAGAAAGTAGTTTTAAGTACATAATGAAGTCGAAAAATTCGCTAGTATAGATTAAACCATCAATTATTATAGGAAAACTATAGTAATAAAAGAATTTTTAGTCTTATTAATGTATACAAAATAAGGAGTAATTCAGGAGGAAAACTAATGAACAAACTACTGATGAAAGCAGCAGTGCTTAATAAGCCCCAATCAATTGAAATAAAAGAAATTACTATTCCAGAGCCCAAAAGTAATGAGGCATTATTAAAAGTTCATTGTATTGGTATATGTGGATCGGATTTGCATTATTATGAACATGGAAGAATTGGGCGGTATGTGGTAGAAAAGCCAATCATTTTAGGGCATGAAGTATCTGGAACAGTGGTGAAAGTTGGATCTGAAGTTACAGACTTAAAAGTAGGGGATCGGGTTGCAGTTGAACCAGGAATTCCTTGTGGGCAATGTGAATATTGCCGATCTGGTCGATATAATCTTTGTGATGAAGTAGAATTTATGGCTACACCGCCATTTGATGGAGCTTGGGCAGAATATGTCACAGTTAGAAGCGATTTCTTATTTAAACTTCCAGATCATGTAAGTTATGAAGAGGGGGCACTAATTGAACCTTTGTCTGTTGGCTTTCATGCAATGAGAAGAGGAAAAGTAGGTCCTGGAGATCGTTTAATCATTACTGGTTTGGGACCAATAGGATTGTTAACTATTGAAGCCGCTAAAATGTTTGGTGTAACAGAAATATACGGAAGTGATGTGGTCGGTTTTAGAAGAGAGCTCGCTATGCAGATGGGAGCTAAGGGTGTAATCGATCCATCTAAAGGATTCGTTCAGGATCAGTTAGAGGAATTGAGTGGTGAGAAAGGATTGGATGTGCTGATTGAAACTTCTGGAAATGCCCACGCTATAAGTGAAACGATCAAGTTGGTAAAGCGTGGAGGTAGGATTGTGTATGTTGGTTTACCGATAGCTGATAGTATTCCAATGGACATGACTTGGATGATTGATGCGGAGCTCGATATGGTAGGTGTATTTCGATATGTCAATACATATTCAGATGCTATCAATAGTTTAGGCCATCCTACAGTAGATTTAGAGAAAGTGATTACTGATCGGTACTCATTAGATGACATACAAAAAGCGATAGACGTAGCCTTGACTGAGAAGGATAAAAGCATCAAAGTGATGATTTATCCGAACCAGGAAGATATGACAAGAAGGTAATGCGATCCTTAGTATGCTGATGTGCTATATGATCAACAATCCAGTGTGTAACTGAATCTCTCACCTACGAATATAGTGTAGGATTGATATCTATTTTATATTCGGGAGGTGTACACAATGGCAATAAAACCGCCTATTCTGCAGCCAGGTGATACGATCGGCATTGTCACTTTGGGGAGCCCGCTGGCTGCAAGCACCATTAATAATAGAATTGAAATATTGCTGAATTTAGGATTCCAGGTTGAGTTGGGGCAATATGTTTATGCAGAAAATGGTTTTCTAGCTGGTACGAATGAGCAGCGTGCCTTTGATTTAATGAATATGTTCGATAATGACCGGGTGAAAATGATACTACCTTCCAGGGGAGGGGTTGGCGTCGCAGGGATACTTCCTTATCTGGACTATTCCTTTATTCAAAGTCACCCGAAGATATTATCCGGGTACAGTGACATTACGGTATTATTGAATGTGCTGTCACAGTATGCAAATTTAATTACGTTCCATAGTTTGTTGTTAATTGATTTTACCATGAATACGCCGTCATACAATTATGATCAGTTTTTTGCAGCAACATCAACATTAACTTCTCCCAGGCAAATCCAAAATCCTTCGGGGATACCTCAGGTTAGCAGAGTTCCTGGTAATGTGACTGGACAGATTGTTGGTGGAAACCTTACATCATTTGTAGACACACTGGGAACCCCTTATGAAATTGATACGAAAAACAGAATCCTGATTCTCGAAGATACTCATGAGCCGATTAATACTGTCTATCGGTATATGGAAGCACTTAAACTGGCGGGTAAATTTCAAGATTGTATTGGAATTGTTATGGGACAATGTACGGAATGTCCAATTTCTTATGGAGTATCCTATGAAGAGTTGATAAATGACTTCATCGTGCCGCTTGAAAAACCACTGATGACCAATGTTACTACCGCACATGGTGTCTATAAAGCGGCTATTCCTATTGGTGCTACGGTTAATCTGGATACCGTAAATAATACTTTAACAGTGCTTGAAACAACAGTCAGTCTGTCACCACAGTAAAGTCTGAGATGTCTTAAGCTAGTGTTGTTGTCGTATAAGTAGGTAATTTACCATATGTTAATTGGAGTTTATTTCCTCTGATCAACAAATAATGATAACCCTTATATTATTGACCCAAAAGGTAAATAGGTTCCTTTATTAAGACGGGCAGTCTCCTACCCAAACCAAAATACTTTGCACCTACTCCTTTTTCCCATATGATGTAGGTATTGATTTATACTTGACAACATATAAAAGGTGATAATAATGACAGAAAAGCTGAGGAAACCTTGGCTATTTATTTTAACAATTGGGCTTGGAACATTACTTAATCCTTTAAATTCATCCATGATTTCGGTGGCATTAACACGATTGCAGCATGAATTTTCGCTAACATTTGCTGATGCCACCTGGTTGATCTCTATTTTTTACCTCGCTAGTGCTGCAGGGCAACCAGTGATGGGGAAATTAAGTGATATGTTTGGCCCGAAAAAGCTTTTTTTAGGTGGCCTTATTATTGTAGCTGCAACATCCATGTTGGCACCATTTTCACCAAACTATCCCTTTTTATTGGGATGCAGGGCATTACAGGCGATCGGAAGTTCGACTCTATTTCCTAGTGGAATGAGTATGGTTCGAACCCATATTACAAAGGGACAAGGGAAGGCACTGGCTGTGTTGTCAATTTTTGCTTCAACATCTGCCGCATTTGGTCCTTCAATTGGTGGATTTCTCATATCGTCCTGGGATTGGGCAGCTATTTTTATTATTAACTTTCCATTTATTGTACTGTCCTTTGTAATGGCTATTTTTATTTTGCCTAATACAGGTCAAGGGAAGTTTGAGTTAAAGCGAATTGATTTCGTGGGAATCAGTTTATTTACTATATCAATTATAGGATTAATATTATTTTTATTGTCACTCGATCATCATATTCGATGGTGGGCATTGATCGTTTTTTCAGTGGGAATTGTAGGATTTTACTTTTATGAACTCAAACATCAAGATCCCTTTATTGATATGAAGGCGTTAAAGACAGATCATAATGTTACATTCATTTACTTGCAGTTCATGAGTATTAATCTGATATATTATTGCTACTTTTTTGGATTCCCAACGTTTTTACAACAAGTTCGGCATTACAGTGAACTGCATACTGGGTTAATTATGCTGGCTTTGGCAGGTTTTGGGGTGATTGTTTCACCACTCGCAGGCCGTATGATTGATATTTACGGTTCAAAACTGCCAATGGTTATCGGGGCAACCTTGCTGTTAATTGGTACGGGTTTATTATTAACCTATCATGAATCCTCGCCACTTATTTGGTTGCTTGTCATTATGGCAGTACTTGGAATGAGTAATGGCTTTAATAATCTCTCGATGCAGACAGCTCTTTATGAACATGTCAGACCGGAGGACACGGGTTCGGCATCAGGTCTATTTCAAACCAGTCGGTATCTTGGTTCCATTTTATCCTCCAGCTTACTAGGTTTGACATTTAATCGTCATTTGGATGTTGCAAATCTTCATATCGTAGCGATTGTATGTTTTATCTTCTGTATTTTTGTACTTGCTTTAGCATTAAGGCTGCCGGGCCGAATACAAGTAAAAGATCACTAATCTCCCATTGATGATAGAAATCATTGTGTAGTTGATGAATAAACCCCCGATTCCCTTTAAAGGAATCGAGGGTTATCCATTTATTGCTTTCCATCGTGTCTGCAAATCTCCATATTTTTTTAGCTATTTCCCTGGCCTCTGATTCATTGGTCAGCGACTATAGAATCATTCTATGGATGGTAATTTTTTTTTTGATTTGGCTATGTTAATCAATATCACGGATTAGAAGATATTTGGTTCATTCTGAGAAAATGCAGTTTTCAGCATAGTTAAAAAGAGCCGAAGACCAACAGCATCATATTACATAGCTTTTGAAAGAAGAATCACAATAAAATTTTATATATTTTATGCTATCATGTAATAAGAAGAACAGTATATTGAAAAAATAGTGTAGGTGAGAAAAGTGAAAGTAACAGCAAAAATGATTGCGGAAGAACTAGGAGTTTCAACAGCAACTGTCGATCGTGTCTTAAATAACAGGAAAGGTGTTAGTGTGAAAACAATCAAGAGGGTTAAAAGAAAAGCAGAAGAATTAGGGTATAAACCAAATACTGCTGCGAAATATCTAGCGACTCAAAAGAAAACCAAGGTAGCTTTTATTTTACCGATCGTACCTAATTACTTTTGGGATGAAATCGAATCTGAAATAAGCAAAGCAGCGCAAGTATATGAAAATTTTGGTTTTGAGGTACAAATATTTAGAATAGATACGATTCCAAAAGAAATACAAATTCAGTTTATTAAAAGAATAATAGATCAAAACTCTTACGATGCACTCGTTATTTCGCCTCATGATGCAGATCCTTATACTGATGTGATAAACGAAGGTGTAATAAAAGGGCTTCCTATATTCACTTTGAATAATGATGTGCCTCTGAGTAAAAGAATTTCATTTGTTGGTGGAGATTATTATCGGGCAGGATTTTTAGCAGCTGAATTAGTTCATTTGTTTTCAAAAGAATTAAAAGACGTAGTAATTATTAGGGAAGATGAAGATACCTTTCAAATGACCAATAAAGAAAAAGGATTTAGAGATTATTATAATTCTAATAAAATCGATATTATGATTCATACATTACCTGTTAAGAGTGATAACATCCAGTTAGATGAGGAGTGGAAAAAAGAGGAATTAAAAAAGAGCACTGCAATATATGTTGCCAATGGTATTCTGGGGGACATAGCAGAATATGTAAATGAAGAAGAGTATGACGATGATAAAATATTAATTGGTCATGATATGAGTGAAAAGATTAATAATTTTCTACAAAAGAAAGTAATCAAGGCTGTTATTTGTCAAGATCCATCGAGTCAAGCAATGATTACTGTAAAAAACGTTTTTAACTACTTATTATTAGAAGAAAGAAGTGAAACGACAGAAACCATTATAAAACTTGAAATTGTTACACCATCGAATGCTAGGTACTATATTTTTCAATAATTATAAAAAAACAAATAAATGATTGACGTACATCGAAAAATCTATTAAGCTATAAATGTAAAACGCTTACTTTTGTTTAAGATGAAATTATCAGTATTTCTTCTTTTTTTTAAGAATAAAATGACATACGTACATCATTATTTAGAAGAGTCAGAAAGGGGACTTGTTATGATTAAATTAAAAGTAATTCAAGTAGGTACAGGAGGTTTTGGTACGTCTTGGCTAGAAATATTGGATAATTTTGAAGACGTGGAATTAGTGGGAGTTGTTGATCTGAACCCTGATAATCTCAAAAATGCGAAAGGATTGATAAAAAATAGCAAGGTAGAGTACTTTACTGATTATTTAGAAGCGTTTTCAAAAGTAAAGGCAGATATTGCTGTCATCATCACCCCTCCACAAACACATAAAAAATTAGCATTAGACGCATTAGAAAGTAATTTAAATGTATTCATGGAAAAACCGATTGCACACACCTTGGATGATGCAACAGAGTTACTAGAAAAATCAAAGCAGTATCAAAAGTTTGTGATGATAAGTCAAAATTATCGTTGGAGACCTGAAATAGAAGCAGTTAAAAAAGCTGTCCAAGAAGAAGTTGTTGGAAAAATTGAATATGTTGAATGGAATTTCAGGCGTGCTACAAAATTTGGAGGATGGCGAGATCAATACAAAGAAATTCTTATTGAGGATATGAGTATTCACCATTTTGACTTAATGCGTCACATACTAGGAGTTGAAGCATCCACAGTTTATGCGAAAAGTATGAAACCTACTTGGAGTTGGTTTAATGGGAATAGTACTGCCACTGTCATTATGAAGTTTGAGGACATACTCATTAATTACTTTGGAAGCTGGGTAACGAGAGGTAAAGAAACGCCATGGAATGGAGAGTTTAAGCTAGTAGGGGAAAAAGGTGTTATAGAATTAAATGATGATATTCCTACAATAACATTTGAAGATGGATCATCCAAAGAACTAAAGTTAGTTTCAATGGAGTATGAAGACCGTGAGTATTCATTTTATGAAATGACAAAAGCGATTAAAGAAAATAGAAAACCTATAACGGACTTAGCAGACAATATTAATAGTTTTGCTATAGTGGGTGCTGCTCTAGAGTCAATAAAACAGGAAAAAGAAATTGAACTAAAGTCTCTATTAAAGTAAAGGGGTTAGTAAAATATGAAAAAAAGACTATTATTTTTATTTAGTGTGTTTTGTTTATTTCTTTTAGCGGCGTGCAATAATTCTGATTCAAAAAAGTCAACGGACAATAAAAATGCAGATGGACAAGTTGTTATTACTGTTTGGGACTATTTAGCACCAGACTCATCTTCAGATGAAGAGCAAAGAGCGCTTATTGAGCAATATGAAAGTGAAAACCCTAACATTAAATTTGAAAGAACCTATATTCCATTTGCAGACTTAAAGACTAAACTTCTACAAGGAATTGCAGGGAACTCTTTACCAGATATTGTGGTGATTGATAACCCTGATCACCAATCCTTTATTGAGGCAGGAGTATTTGCTGATATTACTAAAGAAGTGGAAGATTGGGGGCAAGCTGATAAATACTATCAAGGTGCGATGGATTCGGCTAAGCTTGATGGGAAATACTACGGAATTCCAAATAACAGTAACGCGTTGGCGATATATTACAACAAAGAATTATTTGAACAAGCAGGCGTTACCGAAATACCTAAGACATGGGATGAATTTACCGAAACTTCTAAGAAATTAACGAATGGTGATGTGAAAGGCTTTGCAATGGCAGGGAAAAAA harbors:
- a CDS encoding MFS transporter gives rise to the protein MKSSGKILFYVVTMMYWFSMYTYVPILSPYVEHLGGSIFMIGLVVGSYGFTQLLVRIPLGIWSDRIGKRKLFIIAGIACAVLSSLGLALTSNVWVIFGFRSLAGVAAASWVAFTVLFASYFDPDEAPKAMGIISFYTSMGQMAATTIGGFLAEYISWSAPFYMGALVGLIGLILALKLVEQPAEVKKKPVEVKDLIKMGGEKLLLSVSLLAIIVQCITFTTMFGFTPLHAVTLGASNADLSILTLLSTLPNAIAGYMSGSFFVRRLGERQTILLGFLAAAICTIILPFTNSFTLLVITQAFNGFAQGLMMPVLMGLAIQSVSEERRASAMGFFQALYSLGMFGGPFIAGWIGEYASLSSGFIMIGCLSFIGAILCYKWMPNSNLKHKLGN
- a CDS encoding metallophosphoesterase translates to MSDIHVGSHKKCDARFESFFDTIASIFPQPDAILIVGDMINDNGFDKPDDHKIVKEILQYNLSRKSMTNTKIQLAIGNHDASVAKLQEHYPARWFTSHNNGYYETQIGGYPFIFLNGNNYNGDMEQRNWLSGRLAGITSDPNNRNKPIFVNVHQPISETVMDGQQSSNPNLYTDLQDYPQVITLSGHSHYNINDGRSIYQKDFTSLNLGSMSYIECEQGYKSITDAGLADRFEFPVSQALFIEVFKNRVEVDRVSLNADHGDIYIDGKWSAEPQPPFISAGVLAGEKWVIDLKGKANGEIRCNFKYTLVDRNKITTPFRGNRQLKIENLNAVPKLVLLQVKDDQVVHHYEVKVQKESTGSIVNSLKVFSDYMFSPIPDKLRIPLEGLKPRTNYKVEVTAVDCYGNKSSSIKETFKTGNTSVPSNIKK
- a CDS encoding NAD(P)-dependent alcohol dehydrogenase, with amino-acid sequence MNKLLMKAAVLNKPQSIEIKEITIPEPKSNEALLKVHCIGICGSDLHYYEHGRIGRYVVEKPIILGHEVSGTVVKVGSEVTDLKVGDRVAVEPGIPCGQCEYCRSGRYNLCDEVEFMATPPFDGAWAEYVTVRSDFLFKLPDHVSYEEGALIEPLSVGFHAMRRGKVGPGDRLIITGLGPIGLLTIEAAKMFGVTEIYGSDVVGFRRELAMQMGAKGVIDPSKGFVQDQLEELSGEKGLDVLIETSGNAHAISETIKLVKRGGRIVYVGLPIADSIPMDMTWMIDAELDMVGVFRYVNTYSDAINSLGHPTVDLEKVITDRYSLDDIQKAIDVALTEKDKSIKVMIYPNQEDMTRR
- a CDS encoding S66 peptidase family protein; the encoded protein is MAIKPPILQPGDTIGIVTLGSPLAASTINNRIEILLNLGFQVELGQYVYAENGFLAGTNEQRAFDLMNMFDNDRVKMILPSRGGVGVAGILPYLDYSFIQSHPKILSGYSDITVLLNVLSQYANLITFHSLLLIDFTMNTPSYNYDQFFAATSTLTSPRQIQNPSGIPQVSRVPGNVTGQIVGGNLTSFVDTLGTPYEIDTKNRILILEDTHEPINTVYRYMEALKLAGKFQDCIGIVMGQCTECPISYGVSYEELINDFIVPLEKPLMTNVTTAHGVYKAAIPIGATVNLDTVNNTLTVLETTVSLSPQ
- a CDS encoding MFS transporter, which produces MTEKLRKPWLFILTIGLGTLLNPLNSSMISVALTRLQHEFSLTFADATWLISIFYLASAAGQPVMGKLSDMFGPKKLFLGGLIIVAATSMLAPFSPNYPFLLGCRALQAIGSSTLFPSGMSMVRTHITKGQGKALAVLSIFASTSAAFGPSIGGFLISSWDWAAIFIINFPFIVLSFVMAIFILPNTGQGKFELKRIDFVGISLFTISIIGLILFLLSLDHHIRWWALIVFSVGIVGFYFYELKHQDPFIDMKALKTDHNVTFIYLQFMSINLIYYCYFFGFPTFLQQVRHYSELHTGLIMLALAGFGVIVSPLAGRMIDIYGSKLPMVIGATLLLIGTGLLLTYHESSPLIWLLVIMAVLGMSNGFNNLSMQTALYEHVRPEDTGSASGLFQTSRYLGSILSSSLLGLTFNRHLDVANLHIVAIVCFIFCIFVLALALRLPGRIQVKDH
- a CDS encoding LacI family DNA-binding transcriptional regulator; this encodes MKVTAKMIAEELGVSTATVDRVLNNRKGVSVKTIKRVKRKAEELGYKPNTAAKYLATQKKTKVAFILPIVPNYFWDEIESEISKAAQVYENFGFEVQIFRIDTIPKEIQIQFIKRIIDQNSYDALVISPHDADPYTDVINEGVIKGLPIFTLNNDVPLSKRISFVGGDYYRAGFLAAELVHLFSKELKDVVIIREDEDTFQMTNKEKGFRDYYNSNKIDIMIHTLPVKSDNIQLDEEWKKEELKKSTAIYVANGILGDIAEYVNEEEYDDDKILIGHDMSEKINNFLQKKVIKAVICQDPSSQAMITVKNVFNYLLLEERSETTETIIKLEIVTPSNARYYIFQ
- a CDS encoding Gfo/Idh/MocA family protein gives rise to the protein MIKLKVIQVGTGGFGTSWLEILDNFEDVELVGVVDLNPDNLKNAKGLIKNSKVEYFTDYLEAFSKVKADIAVIITPPQTHKKLALDALESNLNVFMEKPIAHTLDDATELLEKSKQYQKFVMISQNYRWRPEIEAVKKAVQEEVVGKIEYVEWNFRRATKFGGWRDQYKEILIEDMSIHHFDLMRHILGVEASTVYAKSMKPTWSWFNGNSTATVIMKFEDILINYFGSWVTRGKETPWNGEFKLVGEKGVIELNDDIPTITFEDGSSKELKLVSMEYEDREYSFYEMTKAIKENRKPITDLADNINSFAIVGAALESIKQEKEIELKSLLK